The Flavobacterium sp. N2270 genome contains the following window.
TAGAATTAGCAGCCGCTTTTGAATCTTGAGCATGTGACCATTGAATGTTATATTGTTTAGATTTAACATAATCATCAAAACCTCTTTCACTTTGTATGTTATTTTCAAATCTAAAGTTTAATCTTCCATTAAACTTATAACGTTTTGCATAACTACTTTCAGCACGAAGTGCGTAACTTCCATTAGTATAATAATCACCTAAAACTGCTAAATCATAATAATCACTTAATGCAAAGTAATAACCAGCATTTTGAAGAAAGTAACCTTGTTTATTAGATTGCCCAGGAGTTGGTAAAATAAAACCAGAAGTGTTCTCTTCTGTCATAGGAAAATATGCAAAAGGTAATCCAATAGGAGTAGGAACATCAGCAATTACAAGATTTGTTAATCCTGCAACAACTTTTTCTTGGGTACAAATTTTACTTTTCTAATTAAAAAATAATATTCAGGATCATCTATGTTTTTTGAAGTGGTGATTCTTGCATTTTTCATAAAATAAACCGAATCATTTTCTCTTTTAGAAATCTCAGCTTTTATGTTTAATTCACCTTGCTTGGTTCTAGAGTTCCAAACCAAAGCTTTCTTAGTTTTAAAGTTAAAACGAATAGAATCAGGTTCAATTATATTATTACCCTGTTTAAAAATAGGATATTGTGTGTAATTTCCTGCACTGTCTTTTATTCGTCCCGCATAAACTTCGCTTTTTTCATAATCTAAAACAATAATTCCAGATTTTAACTCAATGTCGGTATAATAAAGTTCGGCTTGATTATATAAAGTAAGCTGTTTTTTAACCTGATCCATTTTTTCATAATCTAGAGCTTTTCTTTTAACAATACCCTCAAGAATATTTTTTTGTTTTTTTACAGAATCTTTTTCAATAGAAACTTTAGCTTCTTCTGTTCCTATTTTAGTTACGCTAAATGTTTCATTTTTAGGAGTTTCCTGAGAATATGCAGGAATAATTCCAATTATTAGAAAAAATGCGGATAAAACGATATGAAATAACTTTGTGTGCAATGCTAATAATAGTATTTTTGTAAAAATTTGGCTCACTTTTTGAAGTGTCAAACTTACAATATATTTTTTTGCAAAAATAAGATTTTAATATAATTATAACGATGTTACTAAAAACTAATAATATGAATTTTTTGAAAAATCACTTTTTAAAGATATTTCTTTTAAGTATTTCTTTCATTTTTTCAAACCAAATTAATGCTCAATCTAAATCAAAATTTAAAATTGTTTTAGATGCTGGGCATGGTGGAAAAGATTATGGAACAGTTTATCATGGAAATATTGAAAAGAAAATTGCACTAGCAACTACTTTAAAGGTGGGTGATTTATTAGATAAAGACTCAGAAATTGAAATTGTTTATTCCAGAAAGACTGATGTTTTTGTAGAACTAAAAGATAGAGCGAATAATGCTAATAAAGCCGATGCCGATTTATTTGTTTCCATTCATTGTAATGGAGTAAAAAACTTTGGACCTTATGGTACAGAAACTTTTGTAATGGGTTTAACACGTAGTACTACTAATTTAGATGTGGCAAAAAGTGAAAACTCGGTAATTCTATTAGAAAAGGATTATAAAGAAAAATATAACGGTTTTGATCCTAATAAACCAGAAACTCTTATTGGACTTAAGATTCTTCAAGAGGAATATTTAAATCAAAGTATAGATTTAGCTGCAAAAGTGCAATCAAACTTTACAAATACTTTAAACAGAAAAGATAGAGGTGTTAAACAAGCTCCATTATGGGTTTTAGATGCTTCTTATATGCCAAGTGTACTTATTGAAATAGGATTTATCTCAAATGTTGAAGAAGGAAATTTTTTAAATTCAGATGACGGACAGGATAAAGTTGCAAAAGCAATTGCTGATGCTATCTTTTCTTATAAAAAGGAATATTTTAACCCAAGTTCATCTTCAAGTATTGTTGTTGAGACTAAAAAAGAAGTTGAAAAAGTTGTAAATGAAGAAAAACCAGTGGTAAAAACAGTACCTAACAAAGGAATTGTGTTTAAAGTTCAAATTTCAGCTAGTGGAACAAAACTAGAAACATCTTCATCTAATTTTAAAGGTTTAGATAATATTTCTAGAGAGCAATCGGGTAAATTATATAAATACTTTTATGGAATTGAAAATAATTACAATGATGCAAAATTAAGGTTAACAGAAGCAAAAGATAAAGGTTATAGCTCTGCATTTTTAGTTGCTTATAAAGATGGAGTAAAAATAAGCGTTTCAGACGCAATAAAATAAAATATTGTTTATTTTTGTTAAAAATAGAAAATTTTGAAATTAACTAGAGAAATTAAAACAGCCATATTGGTTATATCATCCATCTTATTGTTTTTTTGGGGATATAGTTTTTTAAAAGGTAAAAATTTATTTGATACAAATAAAAAATTGTACGTGGTTTATGAAAACGTTGCGGGACTAGAATCTTCTGCACCTGTTACTTTAAATGGACTAAAAATTGGTAAAGTAAATAGTATTTCCATTAATCCTGATGGTAAATTATTAGTAGAACTTCAAATCTCTACCGATTTTCCAATTTCAAAATCGAGTATCGCAGAAATTTATGACTCTGGTTTAGTTGGTGGAAGACAAATTTCAATCAATTTAAATCTAGAAGATAAAAGCGAAGCTGCTTCGGGTGATTATTTAAAAGCTTCTTCAAAATTAGGTTTAACCGATGCACTTGCTGTTCAAATTGAACCACTTAAAGATAAAATTGAAAAACTTTTAGAAAATGCTAATATACTATTTGAAAATGTAAATGACATTTTAGACGAAAAAGCAAAAGCTAATCTTCAAAATACAATTTCAGAATTAAATTCTACAATGACCGAATTTAGTGGCGCTTCTAAAAACCTTAATCAATTATTAGCTACAAATAAATCTAAATTAGATCATACGTTTACAAGTTTAGATAAAACAGTTTCTAATTTTGAAGTAATTTCAGATTCATTAGCCAATGCAAACCTTGGAAAAACAGTTAAAAATTTAGAAAAAACATTAGCAAATGTTGACAAACTTTTAGCTGATATGGAACAAGGAAATGGTACAATGGGTAAATTAATGAAAGACGAAGCTATGTACAATAATTTTACAAAAGCTTCAAGTGAATTAGAATTACTTTTACAAGATTTAAGATTAAACCCTACACGTTATATAAATGTTTCTGTATTTGGTAAAAAAAATAAACCATATGTAGAACCAACTGAAACTAAAAAAGACTAATTTATTATATATTATGAGTTATTTAGATAATATTTTATTTGCTGTAATTTTAGTAATTGGAGCTGGTTATTTTGCAAATAATGTAAAAAAGCTAATTAGAAACATCAAGCTTGGTCAAGATGTAAATAGAAAAGACAATTCTTCTGAAAGATGGAAGAATATGGCTATGATTGCACTTGGACAATCTAAAATGATAAAAAGACCAATTGCTGGTGTATTACATATTATAGTATACGTTGGTTTTATAATAATTAATATTGAAGTTTTAGAAATTGTTATCGATGGATTATTTGGTACACATAGAGTATTCTCTTCTTTAGGAATTGTTTATGATGTATTAATAGGTTCATTTGAAATACTTGCCTTTTTAGTACTTGTAGCGGTTGTTGTTTTCTGGTTGAGAAGAAACGTTATAAAGTTAAAACGTTTTACAAATCCTGAAATGAAAGGTTATGCTACAAACGACGGTAATATTATTTTATATTTTGAAATGGTATTAATGTCATTGTTTTTAATAATGAATGCTGCCGATTTACATTTACAATTTGTTGAAGGCGGCTTTAGCCATTATCATCAAGCGGGAAGTTTCCCAATTTCTCAATTTATTGCACCTATTTTTAATGGAATGAGTAATAATGTTGTTTTCTTAATTGAAAGAGGAGCATGGTGGTTGCATATTTCTGGTATTTTAGTATTCTTGAACTATTTATATTTTTCTAAACATTTACACATATTATTAGCTTTCCCAAATACTTATTTTGCAGATTTAAATGCAAAAGGAAAATTAGATAATTTAGAAAGTGTTACTAAAGAAGTAAAAATGATGATGGATCCAACCGCAGATCCTTTTGCAGCTCCTGCAAATCCAGATGCTATTCCTGCAAAATTTGGAGCTTCAGACGTGCAAGATTTAAATTGGGTACAATTATTAAACGCTTATACATGTACAGAATGTGGTCGTTGTACTTCATCTTGTCCGGCAAATCAAACAGGTAAAAAACTTTCTCCTCGAAAAATCATGATGGATACACGTGATCGATTAGAAGAAGTTGGTAAAAATATTGATGCAAACAAAGGAATATTTGTAGATGATGGAAGATCATTATTAAATGATTTCATTTCTCCTGAGGAACTTTGGGCTTGTACAACTTGTAATGCTTGTGTTGAAGAATGTCCTGTAAATATTAGTCCATTGTCAATTATTATGGATATGCGACGTTATTTAGTAATGGAGCAAAGTGCAGCACCAACCGAACTAAACAGTATGATGACTAATATTGAAAATAACGGTGCTCCTTGGCAATACAACCAAATGGATCGTTTAAACTGGAAATCAGAAGATTAAATCGAAATAACTACAACACAACTACAATGAAAAAAGAAGAAATTGAAAGCAAATTGCAAGCAATATCTGAAAATGGAGAATCTTTAAGTCCTATTTTAGCAGAAGGAATTAAAAACTATTTAATAGATATAGATGGAACAATTTGTGACGATATTCCTAATGAAGAGCCTGAAAGAATGGCAACTGCTCAAGTTTATCCTGATGCATTAAAAACACTTAATAAATGGTATGATGAAGGTCATATAATTTGCTTTTTTACATCAAGAACTGAAGCACATAGAGAGGTTACTGAAAACTGGTTAAACAAGCATGGATTTAAATTTCATGGAATGGTTATGGGAAAACCAAGAGGTGGAAATTACCATTGGATTGATAATCATTTGGTTAAAGCAACAAGATATAGAGGTAAATTCACCGATTTAGTAGATAAAGAAGTTACGATTCAAGTATTTGATGACGAACATCACGAATAAAAACATTAACAGATTAACAAAAAAATATGGCTGAAAATTTAATTGTGCCAACTATGGCAGAAATGATGGCGGAAGGAAAACAACCAGAAATTTTATTTTGGGTTGGTTCTGCTGGTAGTTTCGACGATAGAGCAAAAAAAATAACAAGAGCATTTGTTAAAATACTCAATAATGCCAATGTTAATTTTGCAGTTTTAGGAATAGAGGAAAGTTGTACTGGTGATGTTGCAAAACGAGCTGGAAACGAATTTTTATTTCAAATGCAAGCGATGATGAACATTGAAATACTAAATGCTTATGAAGTAAAAAAAATAGTCACCTGTGATCCACATTCTTTTAATTGTTTAAAAAATGAATATCCTGGTTTAGGAGGTACTTATGAAGTAATGCATCATACACAATTTATTAATCAATTAATAGATGAAGGTCGTTTAAATATTAATAGAGATACTTATAAAGATAAACGTATAACATTTCATGACCCATGTTATTTAGGACGTGCTAATAATGAGTATAATGCCCCTAGAGATATTTTAAAACTTACTAATGCAAATGTCGTAGAAATGAAAAGGAGTAAAAACTCGGCATTATGTTGTGGTGCAGGAGGAGCGCAAATGTTTAAAGAACCAGAAAAAGGAGACATGGACATAAATGTACTTAGAACTGAAGATGCATTAGAAACTCAACCAAACATTATAGCCACAGGTTGTCCATATTGTAATACTATGATGACTGACGGAGTTAAGTTCAAAGAAAAAGAAGCAGAAGTTAAAGTATTAGACATTGCTGAATTAATAGCTAATGCTCAAGATTTATAATAGTATGAAAACAATATTTTTTCTATTATTGATAACTCAAATTTCATTTGCACAAAAAAAAGATGCTATCATTTCTAAAATTGCTGAAGAAACTTGTGATTGTATTCAAAAGAAGAAAATGAATCAAGAAACAGATTCTTATGAAGACTATAAAATGGCTTTAGGAGTATGCATGTTAGATAGTTATCAAAACCATAGCTCTAAATTTAGTAATAGAGATAAAGTTGATTTGACCAACCATGAAGAAATGAGATCTTTTGGAGAAGAGATTGGTATTAAAATGGTTAAATTTTGTCCAAACTTTATGTTAGAAGTTGGCGAAAAAAAAATAACTTATGACAATGGTTCAGCAAATAAGAATAAAACTTATAAAGAAGAAGTAGAAGAAGAAGAATTAGATCCTTTTGTTACAGGAACAGTTTTTCAAATTAAAGCAGATCAATTTATTTCTTTTTCTATTAAAGAAACATCTGGTAAAACTGATGAATTTATTTTGCTTAATAATTTTAATAATTCATTTTTGCTAACCGAAAAATTACTAAAACCAAATGATATTGTTGATGTTTATTACTATGAAACAGAATTATTTGACGCAAAAATTAATAAATATATTACCTATAAAGTTGTAACAGACATCATTAAAAAATAACTAAAGAAACTATCTATGAAAAAAATTATCCTATTATTATTAATTACTCAATCAGTATTTGCTCAAAAATTATCAAAAGAACAATTAATTACTAAGATTTCTGAAGGAACTTGTGAGTGTATTACAAAAAAAGAAATTACTAAAGAAAATCTTGAACTAACTTTAGGCCTTTGCATGCTAGAAGATTTTAATAAATATGAAAAAGATATTGAAAAATACTACGGTAAAAATGTAATTTCTGACGATAGTAAAATGGAAGCTCTAGGTAGAGATGTAGGTGTTCAAATGGCTACAAAATGTCCTTCTTTTTTAAAATTAATTATGGATAGTGTAGGAGATGATGATGGTGATGATGAAGAAATTGAGGCAGTTGAAGAAATTGAACCATCTGTTGTAGGTAAATATTTTCAAGCAAAATCTGAGCAATTTGTTACTTTCTCAATAAAAGAAGCTTCTGGTAAAACGGTTGAATTTATTTTATTAAATAATTTCGATAATTCATTTTTATTGACTGAAAATATATTAAAATCAAATGATGAAATTGAGGTTTTTTACTATGAATTAGAAATGTTTGATGCAAAAATTAAAAAATTTGTTACTTATAAAATAGTTTCAGATATTATAAAAAAATAATAATGTTAGTAGAGTTTTCAACATTACCTACTCATTCTCGAATTTGGATTTATCAATCAGATAGAAAATTTTCTGAAGTAGAAATTTCTGAAATTGAGGAAAGTTTAAAATCATTTATAGAATCTTGGTCTGCACATGGTCAAAGTTTAGAAGCTTCGTATTTATTAAAATACGAAAGATTTATAATCATTGCTGTAAATCAAGATGTACAAGCTGTAACAGGTTGTTCTATAGATGCTTCTGTTCAATTTATTCAATCATTGGAACAAAAATACAAGGTAGATTTAATGGATAGAATGAATGTAACTTTTAAAACAGGTGAATACATTGCTTATAAATCACTAATCGATTTTAAGAAAATGGCTAAAGCAAAATCTGTTTCTCCTTCAACTATTGTTTACAATAATTTGGTAAATACTATTGAAGAGTGGCAAGATTTTTGGGAAGTACCTGCTAGCGAAAGTTGGCATAATAGGTTTTTTTAAATTTGTAACATAAAAATTTAAAAATCATCATTATAACCTAATGATGATTTTTTTTAATATAATATTAGTATGAGATATATCATAATAGCACTGCTTTTTACTTCATTTATTTTTTCTCAGGATAACTCTACTATTACCCAAGAAAAATGGGTTGATAGTGTATATAATCAATTTTCTTTTGAAGAGAAAGTTGGGCAATTATTCATGGTTGCAGCTTATTCTAATAAAAATGAAGCACATAACAAATCTATTGATGATTTAATTTCTAAGTATAAAATTGGAGGATTAATCTTTTTTCAAGGCGGACCTGTTCGTCAAGCTAATTTAACAAATAGATATCAAGCACAATCTAAAGTTCCTTTATTTATAGGTATTGATGCAGAATGGGGTTTAAGCATGCGATTAGATTCTACTTATCGTTATCCATGGAACATGACACTTGGTGCTGTACAAAATTTGAGTCTTATTGAGAAAATGGGACAACAAATGGGTCAACAATCAAAACGTATGGGAATCCATTTTAATTTTGCACCTGTTGTAGATATTAACACTAATCCAAAAAATCCTATCATTGGTAATCGCTCATTTGGTGAAGATAAGTTTAATGTTGCAGAACGCGCAGTTGCTTTAATGAAAGGCTTTCAAAGCGAAGGTTTATTTGCTACAGCCAAACATTTTCCTGGTCATGGAGATACTTCTTCAGATTCTCATCATACATTACCTGTTGTTAAATTTGATAAAAAACGTATTGACGAAGTTGAACTATATCCGTATAAAGAGCTAATTAAGAATGGTTTATCGAGTATAATGGTTGCTCATTTAGATATTCCAAGTTTAGAACCTCGAAAAGGATATCCTACTTCAATTTCTTATAATGTTGTAACTGATATTTTACAAAATGAACTCGGATTTGAAGGTTTAATCTTCACAGATGCCTTAAATATGAAAGGTGCAAGTAATTTTAAACAACCTGGTGATATCGATTTAGAAGCTTTTTTAGCTGGAAACGATATTTTGCTTTTTGCTGAAAATGTTCCATTAGCAGTTGAAAAATTTAAAGTTGCTTTTAACGAAGGAAAATTATCTGAAGAACGAATTGCTTTTTCGGTTAAAAAAATTTTAAATTATAAATATAAAGCAGGATTAAATAATTATAAACCTGTTGAAATTAATAATCTTGTTGAAGATTTAAATAAACCTGAGTTTGATGCTTTAAATTTCGATTTATATGAAAATGCTATTACTGTTCTTACCAATAAAGAAAAAATAATTCCTATTAAGAAAATAGAAAAAGAGAAAATAGCTTATGTAAGTATTGGTAATGATTATTCAGATACTTTTATAAATTCATTAAATAAATATACTGATGTAACTGAAATAAAATCAGATAATTTAGATGAATTATTAGTTCTTTTAGAAGATTATACGAAAGTTGTTATTAGTTATCAAAAAGCTGACGGTGCTTGGAAAAATCACGATTTAAGTTTTAAAGAATTACTTTGGATTGATAGAATTTCAAAACAAAATAAAACAATTGTTACTTTTTTTACAAAACCTTATTCGCTATTAAATATTAAGAATTTTTCTGGAATTGAAAGTATTATTTTAGCTTATCAAAATAACGATTTTGCTCAAATTTCTGCTGCAGATATTATCTTTGGTTCTAAAAGTGCTAAAGGAAAATTACCTGTTTCTATAAATGATGACTTTGAAGTAAATGATGGAATTATAACTCAAAATTTAAACAGATTGGCTTTTGGAGTTCCAGAAAATGTGGGAATGAATTCTAAAATTCTTTCAAAAATTGATACTATTGCTAATTATGCTATTTCTAATAAAATGACACCTGGCGCACAAATTATTGTAGCTAGAAAAGGAGTGGTAGTTTATCAAAAATCTTTTGGTTACATGACTTATGAAAATAAAGATAAAGTAGAAAATACAAACTTGTATGACGTTGCTTCATTAACAAAAATTTTGTCAACGTTACCAAATTTAATGGTTCAATATGAAAAGGGTAAAATTAAGTTAGATACGAAGTTAAGTACGATGTTACCAATATTTAAAAAAACTAATAAAGAAAACATCACTTTTTTAGATTTACTAACACATCAAGCAAGACTTAAACCATGGGAACCTTTCTATAAAGCAACATTAGATAGTCTTGGTTTTCCTTCTGATAAATATTACAAAAAATCATTTTCAGATGAATTTCCAATTCAGGTTTCTGAAAACTTATTTTTAAGAAGAGATTATAATGATACAATTATGAAGGTAATTGCTGATAGTGATTTGTTACCTAAGAAAGAATATAAATACAGCGACTTTTCATTTATTTTAATGAAAGAATATTTAGAAAGAATTACTTCAAAAAAATTAGACGTATTAGCTGAAGATAATTTTTACTCTTATTTAGGAGCAAATTCAATGATGTACAATCCGTTGAGAAAATTTGATATGCGTTATATTGCTCCTACAGAAATTGATAATTATTACAGACATACAACTGTGCAAGGTTATGTTCACGATATGGGAGCCGCTATGCAAGGTGGTGTTTCTGGTCATGCAGGTTTATTTTCAAATGCACTTGATGTTGCAAAAATGATGCAAATGTATTTACAAAAAGGTTCTTATGGTGGACACCAATTCTTTACTGAGGAAACTTTAAATGCATTTAATAAATGTTATTTCTGTAAAGAAGGAAATAGAAGAGGACTAGGGTTTGATAAACCTCAACTTGGAGAAGCTGGTCCTACTTGTGGCTGTGTTTCTTTAACAAGTTTTGGTCATACTGGATTTACAGGAACTATAGCTTGGGCTGATCCAGAAAAAGAAATTGTTTACATCTTTTTGTCAAATAGAACTTATCCAGAAGCTAAAACGAATAATTTATCTCGAAATAATATTAGAGAAAAAATTCAAGAAGTTATTTATGAAGCTATAACAGATTAATATTTAATAAAAAAAGTACTATGACTTCAAAAGCACAATCACCTCAAGAATATTTAAATGAAGTGCCAACAGACAGGTTGCCAGCTGTTGAAAAACTTAGAAAAACAATTTTGGATAATTTACCAAAGGGTTTTGAAGAAGGAATGAGCTACGGAATGATTGGTTATTATGTTCCTCATAGTATTTATCCAAATGGATATCATTGTGATACAAAATTGCCATTACCTTTTATGAGTTTTGCTTCTCAAAAAAACAGTATCAATTTTTATCACATGGGAATTTATGCCAATAAAGAACTTTATGATTGGTTTGTTTCTCAATATCCAAACTATTCTAAGAAGAAACTAGATATGGGTAAAAGTTGCATGCGTTTTAAAAAAGAAGAAGATATTCCGTTTCAATTAATTGCTGAGTTGGTTCAAAAAATTTCAGTTCAAGATTGGATAACAACTTACGAATCGGCATTTAAAAAATAATTTAACTATTATTTAGACTTCGTTTTCGTTTTAAAGAATTATTTTTAGAAAAA
Protein-coding sequences here:
- a CDS encoding N-acetylmuramoyl-L-alanine amidase family protein → MNFLKNHFLKIFLLSISFIFSNQINAQSKSKFKIVLDAGHGGKDYGTVYHGNIEKKIALATTLKVGDLLDKDSEIEIVYSRKTDVFVELKDRANNANKADADLFVSIHCNGVKNFGPYGTETFVMGLTRSTTNLDVAKSENSVILLEKDYKEKYNGFDPNKPETLIGLKILQEEYLNQSIDLAAKVQSNFTNTLNRKDRGVKQAPLWVLDASYMPSVLIEIGFISNVEEGNFLNSDDGQDKVAKAIADAIFSYKKEYFNPSSSSSIVVETKKEVEKVVNEEKPVVKTVPNKGIVFKVQISASGTKLETSSSNFKGLDNISREQSGKLYKYFYGIENNYNDAKLRLTEAKDKGYSSAFLVAYKDGVKISVSDAIK
- a CDS encoding MlaD family protein yields the protein MKLTREIKTAILVISSILLFFWGYSFLKGKNLFDTNKKLYVVYENVAGLESSAPVTLNGLKIGKVNSISINPDGKLLVELQISTDFPISKSSIAEIYDSGLVGGRQISINLNLEDKSEAASGDYLKASSKLGLTDALAVQIEPLKDKIEKLLENANILFENVNDILDEKAKANLQNTISELNSTMTEFSGASKNLNQLLATNKSKLDHTFTSLDKTVSNFEVISDSLANANLGKTVKNLEKTLANVDKLLADMEQGNGTMGKLMKDEAMYNNFTKASSELELLLQDLRLNPTRYINVSVFGKKNKPYVEPTETKKD
- a CDS encoding (Fe-S)-binding protein; protein product: MSYLDNILFAVILVIGAGYFANNVKKLIRNIKLGQDVNRKDNSSERWKNMAMIALGQSKMIKRPIAGVLHIIVYVGFIIINIEVLEIVIDGLFGTHRVFSSLGIVYDVLIGSFEILAFLVLVAVVVFWLRRNVIKLKRFTNPEMKGYATNDGNIILYFEMVLMSLFLIMNAADLHLQFVEGGFSHYHQAGSFPISQFIAPIFNGMSNNVVFLIERGAWWLHISGILVFLNYLYFSKHLHILLAFPNTYFADLNAKGKLDNLESVTKEVKMMMDPTADPFAAPANPDAIPAKFGASDVQDLNWVQLLNAYTCTECGRCTSSCPANQTGKKLSPRKIMMDTRDRLEEVGKNIDANKGIFVDDGRSLLNDFISPEELWACTTCNACVEECPVNISPLSIIMDMRRYLVMEQSAAPTELNSMMTNIENNGAPWQYNQMDRLNWKSED
- a CDS encoding phosphoheptose isomerase is translated as MKKEEIESKLQAISENGESLSPILAEGIKNYLIDIDGTICDDIPNEEPERMATAQVYPDALKTLNKWYDEGHIICFFTSRTEAHREVTENWLNKHGFKFHGMVMGKPRGGNYHWIDNHLVKATRYRGKFTDLVDKEVTIQVFDDEHHE
- a CDS encoding (Fe-S)-binding protein, with product MAENLIVPTMAEMMAEGKQPEILFWVGSAGSFDDRAKKITRAFVKILNNANVNFAVLGIEESCTGDVAKRAGNEFLFQMQAMMNIEILNAYEVKKIVTCDPHSFNCLKNEYPGLGGTYEVMHHTQFINQLIDEGRLNINRDTYKDKRITFHDPCYLGRANNEYNAPRDILKLTNANVVEMKRSKNSALCCGAGGAQMFKEPEKGDMDINVLRTEDALETQPNIIATGCPYCNTMMTDGVKFKEKEAEVKVLDIAELIANAQDL
- a CDS encoding ABC transporter ATPase, with the protein product MLVEFSTLPTHSRIWIYQSDRKFSEVEISEIEESLKSFIESWSAHGQSLEASYLLKYERFIIIAVNQDVQAVTGCSIDASVQFIQSLEQKYKVDLMDRMNVTFKTGEYIAYKSLIDFKKMAKAKSVSPSTIVYNNLVNTIEEWQDFWEVPASESWHNRFF
- a CDS encoding glycoside hydrolase family 3 N-terminal domain-containing protein, with translation MRYIIIALLFTSFIFSQDNSTITQEKWVDSVYNQFSFEEKVGQLFMVAAYSNKNEAHNKSIDDLISKYKIGGLIFFQGGPVRQANLTNRYQAQSKVPLFIGIDAEWGLSMRLDSTYRYPWNMTLGAVQNLSLIEKMGQQMGQQSKRMGIHFNFAPVVDINTNPKNPIIGNRSFGEDKFNVAERAVALMKGFQSEGLFATAKHFPGHGDTSSDSHHTLPVVKFDKKRIDEVELYPYKELIKNGLSSIMVAHLDIPSLEPRKGYPTSISYNVVTDILQNELGFEGLIFTDALNMKGASNFKQPGDIDLEAFLAGNDILLFAENVPLAVEKFKVAFNEGKLSEERIAFSVKKILNYKYKAGLNNYKPVEINNLVEDLNKPEFDALNFDLYENAITVLTNKEKIIPIKKIEKEKIAYVSIGNDYSDTFINSLNKYTDVTEIKSDNLDELLVLLEDYTKVVISYQKADGAWKNHDLSFKELLWIDRISKQNKTIVTFFTKPYSLLNIKNFSGIESIILAYQNNDFAQISAADIIFGSKSAKGKLPVSINDDFEVNDGIITQNLNRLAFGVPENVGMNSKILSKIDTIANYAISNKMTPGAQIIVARKGVVVYQKSFGYMTYENKDKVENTNLYDVASLTKILSTLPNLMVQYEKGKIKLDTKLSTMLPIFKKTNKENITFLDLLTHQARLKPWEPFYKATLDSLGFPSDKYYKKSFSDEFPIQVSENLFLRRDYNDTIMKVIADSDLLPKKEYKYSDFSFILMKEYLERITSKKLDVLAEDNFYSYLGANSMMYNPLRKFDMRYIAPTEIDNYYRHTTVQGYVHDMGAAMQGGVSGHAGLFSNALDVAKMMQMYLQKGSYGGHQFFTEETLNAFNKCYFCKEGNRRGLGFDKPQLGEAGPTCGCVSLTSFGHTGFTGTIAWADPEKEIVYIFLSNRTYPEAKTNNLSRNNIREKIQEVIYEAITD
- a CDS encoding DUF1801 domain-containing protein; the encoded protein is MTSKAQSPQEYLNEVPTDRLPAVEKLRKTILDNLPKGFEEGMSYGMIGYYVPHSIYPNGYHCDTKLPLPFMSFASQKNSINFYHMGIYANKELYDWFVSQYPNYSKKKLDMGKSCMRFKKEEDIPFQLIAELVQKISVQDWITTYESAFKK